DNA sequence from the Cellulophaga sp. HaHaR_3_176 genome:
GGGACTTTGAAATTTAATAACCTTGGCGATTTTGGGAAAAAAGGAATTGTAAATCAAAGTGAGTTTTTAAGTGATTTAGATACGGAAAAAGAGCAATTCCAAAAAGTTGTAAAACAACTTAAAACAAATAAAATTTTGAAAGCAGCTTTAAGCAATCCAGAAGCTAAGGAAGCATTGCTTAATACAATAAAAGATATGATTTCTGAACTTGATAATAATTAGACATGGCTAAAACAGAAAAAGCAAATCAGCAACAAGGTACAGCTCAGGCAACTGTAGAAACTAAAAAAAAAATAACGATATTCTTATAAAATATGGTGGTTTTGATTTAGTTGAGGCGACTATTGATGGTAGTCAGAATATGAACCCAGAACGTAAGGCACGTAAAAATATATTTCTTACAGAGAGTTCAAAAAAGTTAGAGCGTAAAACGGTAAAGAAAACTTTAGAAATATGGTCTTCAATACTTTCTAGTTCAGAAGATATTTCTGAAATGGTTGAAAACGCAGAGAAACAATCAGAAATTGCAAGTAAGACTTTAGATAAAAATGTAAGTTTAGCATTAAAAGAAACTAGAGATTTAGAGCGCTCGTACCGTTCTATGGCCCTTTTCTTTAAAAATGCAGAAGAAGAAAAAATAAGAAACGTAACTATTGTTAACGCAGAGCTAGATCAAATTAAAGATTTAGATAATACTAGTTTTGTAGATGCTATTACGGCAGAATTAAGAGATAGCTACGATCGTTTAGATCTTAGTGATAACTACGGTATTTTGGTAATTCCGGGTTACTTGGGCTCTAAAATGGTGGTAGATAAATGGGCTAAAATTGCTTATGATAATAAAGTAATGCTTGTTACCGATTTTGAACATTTAGACGAGCCGGATGATGTGCTTGAAATGTTTGAAGCTGCAAAATTAACAGGCAGCGATAACTATCTTTCAAACGTTATGATGACATGTAACTGGCTTTTAGGTCGTGAAAAACTTGAAGAAGTTGGTGAAGAAGATAACTTGTATGTTCCGCCATCAGGAGCTTTAGCAGGTAAGCTGTATCAAACTTTAATGTCGCAAGTTGCTGCAGGTAAAAAGTACGGTGGAATGAGTGAAGTAGCTAACGTGAAATTTGATCTTAGAAAAAGCGAAATCACTAATTTAGAAAAAATAGGTTTAGTGCCTATGGTAAATGAATATGGAAAAGTAATGGCATTCTCTGCCAAAACATTATTTAACGGCGATAATTTAGGCCTGCAAACATACTCAGTAGTACGTGTTTTTGATTATGTTACAAAAGTACTTATGGATTTTCTTAACAGAAGAGCTTTTGAGAACTTTAACGCGAAAACTAGATCAGAATTAAACAGCCAAATAGTTAAGTTTTTGGATAAAATTTCTGGACCAGGTAAGCTTATTGAAGATTTTACAATAAAACGTTTTGAGCAAGATCCTGTTCAAAAAGATCGTATTCATTTAGATATACATATGAAACCTTATTTTCCAGCTAAAAACTTTTTGATCAAATTAGATGGTCAAAAAGGAGATGATGGTACGGATTGGGAAACAGAGTACGAACAAAAATAAAATTAATGTTATAAAATGCTATTTAGCACTCTTGCTCTTCACTTATTTTAAGTTAACGCAAGGTGTTGAATAGTATTTTTTTTTACTCTACACCCAAATACACCTATAAACCTTAACCTTTATACATCTACATGGCTCAAGTTTTTGGATCACAATTTATTAAGAAAAAACAGACGGATATTCGTAACGGAATAAGTAATATTCCTACGAATAGAACTATGTATTTAGAGCAATTAACACTCTCTGTACCCGTAAAACCATTACTGGTAAAGGGCTTAGGAAGTTTACAGAGTATTTTTAATTACTTCAGGCCTTCTGTGGCCGTTTTTCATGAAGATTACCAAGGAGCAATAGCAAAAGAAACATTTGTATATGCTTCATTAGATGACTTTGAACCTGAGAATTTAGTAACCAAAAGTGCAGTGTTAAAGCAGTTAAAAATACAACAGGTTAATTGTTTAGAACTTTTAAAAGCAGAAGATAATACTCGTTTTTTTACTAAAATAACAAAAGATAAAGAAGTACTAGAAAATTTTTTATTAGAATTTGAAAGTGCTCTAGGTAAAGGCACTGAACTAGATTTTATTGAAAAACAGTTAAAAGCTAAAACTTCAATTTTAAAAATGCTGTTTTCTCATACAAATATTTCTTATACGGTAGATAGGTTAAAGAAAGCCAAATTAAAAAGCAGTTATAAAAGTTTAAAAGGTGAATTATCGGCTCTTTGTTACTTATGGCATTATCTATTTATAAACACGACCTCTAAATCAGATTTTCAAAAAAGAGGAAAAGAGTATTATACTGTAGTTGAAGATAGGTTTAAAGCTAATCTTTTAAATATTTTAGAAATAGCAAAACCTTTAGAGATCGCTTATTATGGTTTAAACCATTTTATAAAAAATACAGAAGAAGAAAGTATTTCTAACCTTACTATAATAAATGTAGATAAAGAGAATTGCAGCACATTAGATAATCCAGTTTTTTTTAATTTAGTAGCAAAAGAATTAAAAGATACTTATGATAGGCTAGATATGATGGACCATTATAGTTTAATGGTGTTTCCTGGTTATTTTGGGTCGCATAATGTACTTACCCAATGGTCAAAAATTGCAAGCGAACATAAAGTAGTATTAGTAACAGATTTTTCAGATTTAGACACACCAGAAGATGTTGTAGAACTTTTTGAAAAAGCAGAACATGTGCAGCAAGAAACATATTTAGCAAATACAATAATGACCTGTAATTGGTTGGTGGCTCGCGGGGCAAACAAATGGTTAGGAGAAAAAGAACCTTTATATGTAGCACCATCGCCAGCATTAGCAGGTAAACTATATTCAAGCCTTTTATCACAAGCATGTGCAGGTACCGAATTTGGTAGAATTAATAGTAGTAAAGGTGTTCGGTTTTTAATGACAAAAAATGATTTGTCGACTATAGAACAAAAAGGACTGATACCGATGTACTATACAAATGGCAATACCATTGCATACTCTGCTAAAACCTTGTTTAATGGTGATAATTTAGGTTTGCAAACCTATAGTGTAGTTCGTGTATTCGATTATTTATCAAAAGTACTTGTCGATTATTTAAACCAACGAACTTTTGAAAACTTCAATGTTAATATTCGAAAAGAGACAATGGAAGAAATTATACAGTTTTTAGATAAGCATGTAGGGTCAGGTAGGTTGATAAGCAATTTTAAAGTGTTGCGTTTTGAGAAGGATCCAAAACATAAAGATCAAGTGCTTTTAAACTTAAATATTACACCCTATTTTCCTGCAAAAAATTTCTTGATACGCATGTATGGTAAAAGTGATATGAATACAAGTAGTTGGAAAACAGATTATAGTTTAGTAAAATAATTAATAAAATAGCCGCTAGGTGTCATAATGAAAGGCATACTAGAAATAAACGGAGATAAATTAAATGTGCTATACTTTAATAATGGTATACATACAGAGGTAGATAGTACAGGCAGGCCATGGGGTATGCCAAAAGGTGGTGTATTTAGTATAACAATACCTTTAACAAGTAATATTGGTGGTTTAACTAGAGCAGCTTTAGATGATACATTACAGGTAAAAGGTGAGCTTTTATTTTACCAGTGGGATATGCTTAAAATAGCCTCAAAATTAGAATTTGCAAATGCCCATGTGATATAATACTCAGAGCATTTTAATCACGATAGTAGTGAGCCACCATTAATAAATATAGTTTTCAGCCCTGGTATTCAGCGTTTAAATAATGAAGATATTTTTGAGAAACCTTGGAACCCTAGTAATCCTTTTGCGGAGGCTCCGGTGGTTGTGGAGGAAACAGGTGCACCTGAAATCATAGAAACATATTATGAAGATACAGATAGAAACAGAATACCGGATAATAAAATTAGAATTGGACAAGAAGTGAATTTAATAATTAGAACAAGAAATGCAATTGGAGAGTTAGTTTCTATAGATTTGGCTGATAATTGTAGAGATTTTGAATTTAACGGAGAATTATTGGAGAATGATATTTTAGAAGACATTGTCATTAGATCAAATACACAACAAGTAGGTCTTAAAATTGTAAAAGAACAACATGAAGAATAAGGTCAGAAATAATTATAAATAGTATAACAATGGGAAGAGTTTGGTTTAATGCTCATGAGCATATTACTAGTGCTTTTGAAGATTTAATAATATTTGAGCCAAAAATAACTAATGCGTATTTTGCTGAAAAAGTGGTTTCTGAAAACTCTTCTTCAAATACCTTAACAGTTGCTTTTAATGAAATTCATCAAGGAATTTTAGGGAGAGATGTTTATATAGTTGTTGAAACGGAAGGTTTTGTACCTATAGGAGAGTCAATCTTTTCTGAAATAAGAGCAAATCTCAAAATTAATTTTAAGACAGGAGATTGTAATCTTACAGGGACCGCTGATGAAGTTTTACAAATAACTGATGGTACGGCTGATGTGAGCGAATTTGTTACTCAGGTAGGCAGTACAGAAGTTTTGAACGACACAGAAGGTAATTGTGTGTATACTAATTTAGAAGATTATGTTGATAAAGCTATTTTTAAAGTATCATTTCGACCAAATACCCGTGATACTTTTGATGAATGGGCGGAAAATATATATAAAGTAGGCATGGATTTACCATCTATTGTAATACAAGTTTTACCTGAAGACTATAACATGGTTGTTGTGTATGGAGCTAATGCAAATTCATGGACTCAATTACCAGGTGATAATATTTTTGCTAATAGTGAAGGTCATCTATTTAAGTTGGAGAATAAAAATGTATATGAAATTTATCATGGAGATAATTTGTATAACAACTTTGATGAGATAAGCATTAATGGTGAATTGGTAAGGAAGAGAATTGGTGAAATTGTAAATGATTGGTCAAGAATTGATCAATTTGATGAAGAGGATCCTAAGCACATTGTTGTTTATTTTTATAGAGATAACAACGATAATATCCATGAGATATGTACGACTGAGAGGCATAGAATTAGAGCAAAAGCGAGAACAAATAATGTGCCAATTATAGCGCAAAGAGGTCAATTATTGGATTCTGTTGATTTTACTGCCAATAGAGCTGCTGGTGAAGATATTGACGCCTCAAGTTTAGAAATTTATGAAACAGGAACCTACAGTGATAATAATGGATACAGTGCTAAATGGTATGCCAATCAAAATAATGAAGTATATTTAATAGATGCAGATATTGAAAGAATTGAAGGGGTTGGAGGACAAAATTTTAGTGCATTAGAATATAATGATATAACGTCAGGATTGAGGGTTGCATTTGCTTATCAAGATACAAGGAGAAGATTTGCTAATCCAATTTTATTTGCAGGTATAATTGGTGCTTTGGCAGAATTAAATTTAAATCATAACACATCTAACATTTATATTATATCTGAAGGTTTTGCTTATATTGATGGCTCATGTTACCCTAGTTCAGGCCATGTAAATGGTATGGCATATGATACTCATTATTTAATGAATCAAGATGATCAACAGGTATTTATTAATAGTTTGTCTCATTATGGTTTTGGGAGAAATATTGTGGGATGTAATATGTCTTATGATAATTCTGTTAATGATTGTGGTGAATATGGTAATATTCACGAAAATCATATGCACAGTGATACGTTTTTTATTAATCGATTGCATAATATTAATTAATGAGACATAGTTACATAATATTTGGTTTATTAATACTGTTAATTTCTTGTAAATATAAAAATGAGACAAATGTTCCTCAAAGTAAAGTCAGATCAATGGGAACTAGTGAT
Encoded proteins:
- a CDS encoding DUF5458 family protein, with product MAQVFGSQFIKKKQTDIRNGISNIPTNRTMYLEQLTLSVPVKPLLVKGLGSLQSIFNYFRPSVAVFHEDYQGAIAKETFVYASLDDFEPENLVTKSAVLKQLKIQQVNCLELLKAEDNTRFFTKITKDKEVLENFLLEFESALGKGTELDFIEKQLKAKTSILKMLFSHTNISYTVDRLKKAKLKSSYKSLKGELSALCYLWHYLFINTTSKSDFQKRGKEYYTVVEDRFKANLLNILEIAKPLEIAYYGLNHFIKNTEEESISNLTIINVDKENCSTLDNPVFFNLVAKELKDTYDRLDMMDHYSLMVFPGYFGSHNVLTQWSKIASEHKVVLVTDFSDLDTPEDVVELFEKAEHVQQETYLANTIMTCNWLVARGANKWLGEKEPLYVAPSPALAGKLYSSLLSQACAGTEFGRINSSKGVRFLMTKNDLSTIEQKGLIPMYYTNGNTIAYSAKTLFNGDNLGLQTYSVVRVFDYLSKVLVDYLNQRTFENFNVNIRKETMEEIIQFLDKHVGSGRLISNFKVLRFEKDPKHKDQVLLNLNITPYFPAKNFLIRMYGKSDMNTSSWKTDYSLVK
- the tssD gene encoding type VI secretion system tube protein TssD; this translates as MKGILEINGDKLNVLYFNNGIHTEVDSTGRPWGMPKGGVFSITIPLTSNIGGLTRAALDDTLQVKGELLFYQWDMLKIASKLEFANAHVI